The Hippea jasoniae genome includes a window with the following:
- a CDS encoding NifB/NifX family molybdenum-iron cluster-binding protein translates to MIRVAMPLENDNLSEHFGHASKFAFFEIEDGKITTVEIEPAPEHFEGSFPNWIASKNADVIIVAGIGPKAVEIFESKGIRVITNVVPKDARSIVEDFIANKLDVSYKEVCDHHNH, encoded by the coding sequence ATGATAAGGGTAGCCATGCCACTTGAGAATGATAATCTATCTGAGCACTTTGGCCATGCCTCTAAATTTGCATTTTTTGAGATAGAGGATGGAAAAATCACGACTGTTGAGATAGAACCGGCGCCTGAGCATTTTGAAGGCAGTTTTCCAAACTGGATAGCATCAAAAAACGCTGATGTTATTATTGTTGCAGGTATTGGCCCAAAAGCCGTTGAGATATTTGAGTCAAAGGGTATAAGGGTTATTACAAATGTGGTGCCAAAAGATGCGCGCTCAATTGTAGAGGATTTTATTGCAAATAAGTTAGATGTCAGCTACAAAGAGGTTTGCGACCACCATAACCATTAA
- a CDS encoding PTS sugar transporter subunit IIA, with protein sequence MKDYRISNFIKTVELNIDCSDKEECLKKMAHVLSKENGLNEDEIFALLRARERFGSTAIGDYFAMPHAKMDSIDSLIGGIFTTKQPIDFGSLDGMPSQIFFVILAPAIKPSILLKAVAKAAKIFKDAKLKERIIQAKDKEEVMDIIIEKENQLKA encoded by the coding sequence ATGAAAGATTACAGAATTTCAAATTTTATAAAAACCGTTGAGCTGAATATAGACTGCAGCGATAAAGAAGAGTGCTTAAAAAAAATGGCTCATGTCCTATCAAAAGAAAACGGCCTAAATGAGGATGAGATTTTTGCACTTTTGAGGGCAAGGGAGAGGTTTGGGTCAACCGCCATAGGCGATTATTTTGCCATGCCACATGCAAAAATGGATTCAATCGATAGTTTAATCGGGGGCATCTTTACAACAAAACAACCGATAGATTTTGGATCATTGGATGGGATGCCCTCTCAGATTTTTTTTGTAATTTTGGCACCGGCTATAAAACCATCAATTCTGCTTAAAGCTGTAGCAAAAGCAGCAAAGATATTTAAAGATGCTAAATTGAAAGAAAGAATCATTCAGGCAAAAGACAAAGAAGAGGTAATGGATATTATTATAGAAAAGGAAAATCAGCTAAAGGCTTAA
- the hpf gene encoding ribosome hibernation-promoting factor, HPF/YfiA family, protein MKITITAKNTQLTDSIKNYVEKKIGRLERKLDSPVSAEVVLSVERYRHIADVKLNIDGEIMKATESSKDMYSSVDLVYEVLEKQIEKMKDKLYKSKRRQSSQSEYVSQPTEREPVIVEEEFIPKPMTPEEAILKLNEEDKHFVVFNNSENGKVCVIYKKKNGDYGYIVTR, encoded by the coding sequence ATGAAAATCACTATTACAGCGAAAAACACGCAGCTAACCGATTCGATCAAAAACTATGTGGAAAAGAAAATCGGCAGGCTTGAAAGAAAATTGGATTCACCTGTTAGTGCCGAGGTTGTTTTGAGTGTTGAAAGATACAGACATATAGCCGATGTAAAGCTCAACATAGATGGGGAAATCATGAAAGCCACAGAATCCAGCAAGGATATGTATTCATCTGTGGATCTGGTTTATGAGGTGCTTGAAAAGCAGATAGAAAAAATGAAAGATAAACTCTACAAATCAAAAAGAAGACAGAGCTCTCAGAGCGAATATGTATCTCAACCAACAGAAAGAGAACCTGTGATAGTGGAAGAAGAATTTATACCCAAACCGATGACGCCTGAGGAGGCGATATTGAAGTTAAACGAAGAAGATAAACACTTTGTTGTTTTCAACAACTCAGAAAATGGCAAGGTGTGCGTCATCTATAAAAAGAAAAATGGCGACTACGGCTATATTGTAACACGATGA
- a CDS encoding J domain-containing protein, whose protein sequence is MIYDFSFQQRFKKIKLYEIAARKILGVEETDPVWIIRHNYLKLAKQYHPDINPKTSDLFKDINTAYAILTKKDLDIDSVKFYTLSLEDLERFEEEYKMEKDKNNYYENWRKRFF, encoded by the coding sequence GTGATATACGATTTTTCGTTTCAACAGCGTTTTAAAAAAATAAAACTATACGAAATAGCAGCCCGAAAAATCTTAGGCGTTGAAGAAACAGACCCAGTATGGATTATAAGGCATAACTACTTAAAATTAGCCAAGCAGTACCATCCAGATATAAACCCTAAAACATCCGATCTGTTTAAAGATATCAATACAGCCTATGCAATTTTAACAAAGAAAGATCTCGACATAGATAGTGTAAAATTCTATACGCTTTCTTTGGAAGATCTTGAACGATTTGAAGAGGAATACAAAATGGAAAAAGATAAAAACAACTACTACGAAAACTGGAGAAAAAGGTTTTTTTAA
- a CDS encoding M24 family metallopeptidase produces MDRNIEILKRVEVFSKTLAQNGIDAAIIMQNSDVYYYSGTMPSGMLVISNDNTHFFAIRKGFDRAKEETPLKNLVAVKGISALANLFSDFGIRSNRIGIEMDVLPVDMYFRIKKTFNNAEIVDISHLIRSQRAIKSEYEISLMRESARILDCTMEDAKEIIKPELTEIYISATLEYRARKRGHQGRCRMRGFNGEMLMGHVHSGFRSAYPSGFLKPTTGYGIYPSFPDGASFYKIEKNTPIIVDFLGNYEGYHTDETRVFVVGKLDNEYKKAYDFCMEVMNYLEENAKEGVSTLSIYNHCIKMAKEAGYEENFMGARDNQVPFVGHGIGLEVDEYPFIAKGLDFELKEGMTFAFEPKVAFYGKGAVGVENTYVVRKNSVESLTRYPREIIEL; encoded by the coding sequence ATGGATAGAAACATAGAAATTTTAAAAAGGGTGGAAGTATTTTCAAAAACACTTGCTCAAAACGGTATTGATGCTGCCATCATTATGCAAAATAGCGATGTTTACTACTACTCAGGCACAATGCCTTCGGGTATGCTTGTTATCTCAAACGATAACACCCACTTTTTTGCTATCAGAAAAGGTTTTGACAGGGCAAAAGAGGAAACACCGCTTAAAAATTTGGTTGCTGTTAAAGGCATCTCTGCATTAGCAAATCTATTTAGTGATTTTGGTATCAGATCCAATAGAATTGGCATTGAGATGGATGTTCTGCCAGTAGATATGTATTTTAGAATTAAAAAAACATTCAATAACGCAGAAATTGTTGATATCTCACACCTAATAAGAAGCCAGAGAGCCATAAAGAGTGAATATGAGATCTCGTTGATGAGGGAATCTGCAAGGATTCTTGATTGCACAATGGAAGATGCAAAAGAGATAATAAAGCCTGAACTAACAGAGATCTATATCAGTGCCACACTTGAGTATCGAGCAAGAAAAAGGGGGCATCAGGGTCGCTGCAGAATGAGAGGATTTAACGGCGAAATGCTGATGGGTCATGTTCATTCAGGCTTTAGAAGTGCATATCCTTCGGGATTTTTGAAACCCACAACGGGATACGGTATCTATCCATCTTTTCCAGATGGGGCATCATTTTACAAAATAGAAAAAAATACCCCTATCATTGTTGATTTTTTAGGAAACTATGAAGGATATCACACAGACGAAACACGGGTTTTTGTTGTAGGAAAACTTGATAATGAATATAAAAAAGCTTATGATTTTTGTATGGAAGTAATGAATTATCTTGAGGAAAACGCAAAAGAGGGTGTATCAACACTATCTATATACAACCACTGCATAAAAATGGCAAAAGAGGCAGGTTATGAGGAAAACTTTATGGGGGCAAGGGACAATCAAGTACCGTTTGTAGGCCACGGCATAGGGCTTGAGGTTGACGAATATCCATTTATAGCAAAGGGCCTTGACTTTGAGCTAAAAGAGGGTATGACATTTGCATTCGAACCAAAGGTTGCATTTTACGGAAAAGGTGCAGTTGGTGTAGAGAACACCTATGTTGTTAGAAAAAACAGTGTTGAATCATTAACAAGATACCCGAGGGAGATCATTGAGCTGTGA